A genomic segment from Triticum dicoccoides isolate Atlit2015 ecotype Zavitan chromosome 1A, WEW_v2.0, whole genome shotgun sequence encodes:
- the LOC119362935 gene encoding rRNA biogenesis protein RRP5-like isoform X2 yields MAPHGDRKKGKGADRPGKPGLGPNRKEFKNHRKEEGEKAGGAEEQEQEQGQQPAPHPAALFNAADDGDFPRGGRSLLSRDEMAEARTEAEVEFEKEERRGKKKRKANTSSGIDGDDDLGTLFGGATTGKLPRFANRITLKNISPSMKLWGVVIEVNQKDIIVSLPGGMRGFVRTEEVSDIALHGNSKDSEGSVCAEVVHVGQLVPCMVLQVDDDKKEGKAHKRVWLSLRLSRMYKGLSLDAIQDGMVLTAQVKSVEDHGYILYFGVSAFSGFMPKAGKETVKIESGQLIQCVVKGIDKTRSIIHLSSDEDLISKSIIKDLKGLSIDHLIPGMMMSARVHSVLENGVMLSFLTYFTGTADIFNLLSSFPSGNWKDDYSKNKKVNARILFVDPSTRAVGLTLNQHLLRLNVPPINVKVGEIYDKSRVLRVDKKAGLFLEIPSPTPSPGFVSIHDVSDKDVKNVEKKFREGSLTRVRVLGARHLEGVALGTLKDSAFEGSVFTHADVKPGMVVRAKVVTVEPFGAIVQFSSGVKALCPLPHMSELDNIVKPPKKFKAGAELLFRVLGCKSKRITVTYKKSLVKSKLEVLASYADAKIGLVTHGWITKIEKHGCFVRFYNGVHGFVSRSELGLEPGIEAESVYHVGQVVKCRIVSMVPTSRKLYVSFTMSSNRVIQADTAKVGTIVSGVVERLTPATVVVSVNGFSKGSILNEQLADHHGQAAQLKNLLKPGHEFNQLLVLDTEGQNLVLSAKHSLINTANDIPSEISQMQGGAVVHGYICNIIEAGCFVRFLGHLTGFSPKDKAVDRPIEKLSDVFCVGQSVRSHVLNVNAESARVKLSLQQSMCSSPDCSFIQGYFLLDQKIAALKYSGPSTSHDWVKYFGIGSLVKGEVGAVEEYGVILNFKDHPDVVGLIEHHQLGGSTVKVGSSVKGLVVDLSDGVVNLSLKPELVGSVSKDGKKKKRHRAAVLDLELREEVNAVVEIVKDSYVVLSVPEYNHAIGFAPLMDYNSQLLPQHHYDNGQCITVVVGSIPSSDPSGRLILLPKGSAQDSNISSSKRAKKKSDYKVGSLVEAEIIDIKPLEVILKFGVNLHGRIHITEVLEEDCSEHPFSKLKIGQKVHARIVAQAEHSAKTGRNLKWELSIKPSLLKDLEESTTSEAELNHSINDIIRAYVVKVDTEWVWLTVSRKVMAHLFILDSSVEPSELKEFQQRYSVGQAVKGRIIGVNREKRLLRLKAFDNQCMLENIDDTQKTVSSIAEHTKEGDIIGGRIQRILPGVGGLVIQIGPHLHGRVHYTEIVDSWVPEPLSGIHEGQFVKCKVLAVSRQAEGSVRVDLSLRSRKLDNLTTCAPRFEKINDLCPGTEVKGYVKNVNPKGCFIMLSRMVEARIILSNLSDEYVENPQKDFSVGMLVQGRVLSAEPLSGKVEVSLRKSTGSKSQKLDDISYSDLHVGDIVDGQVKRVESYGLFVTIKSSELVGLCHVSELSDEPVLDINACYKAGDIVKAKILKIDEDRHRVSLGLKESYFDSDLTDDENGNENDGGRVPMDISRAPQMSGGFNSTLVLPGREPRASVPPLQVALDEYEVSDQEGDQKAHEIANGNESNVKKSDRRLKEKARKQREIEISALEERALQKDIPQTPDEFEKLVRSSPNSSFVWIKYMAFLLDFADVEKARSVAERALRTINIREEEEKLNVWVAYFNLENEYGSPREDAVKKIFQRALQYCDPKKVHLALLGMYERTKQNELADELFDRMTKRFKTSCKIWLRRIQFSLTQGKDVEYIKSVVNRGLLSLPQSKRIKFLTQTAILEFKCGVAEEGRSRFELILREYPKRTDIWSVYLDQEIRLGDTEIIRALFDRVTCLSLPPKKMKFLFKKYLRYEKAQGDEERIEHVKQKAMEYVEISRA; encoded by the exons GTGAGGGCAGTGTATGTGCTGAAGTTGTTCATGTTGGTCAGCTTGTACCTTGCATGGTTCTGCAAGTTGATGATGATAAGAAAGAAGGAAAAGCACACAAACGGGTTTGGTTATCATTGCGGTTGAGCCGGATGTACAAGGGTCTTTCTCTGGATGCTATCCAGGACGGAATG GTGCTCACTGCTCAAGTGAAAAGCGTCGAGGACCATGGTTACATTCTTTATTTCGGAGTATCCGCATTTAGTGGATTTATGCCAAAAGCTGGCAAAG AAACTGTGAAGATTGAGAGCGGACAACTCATACAATGTGTCGTGAAGGGGATTGATAAAACTCGCTCTATTATTCACTTGAGTTCTGATGAAGACTTGATCTCTAAATCCATT ATTAAAGATCTGAAAGGCCTTTCCATTGATCATCTAATTCCTGGCATGATGATGAGTGCACGTGTTCATTCAGTCCTTGAAAATGGAGTTATGCTATCATTTCTTACTTACTTCACTGGAACG GCTGATATTTTTAATTTGTTGAGCTCCTTCCCTTCTGGTAATTGGAAAGATGATTACAGCAAGAATAAGAAG GTAAATGCCCGCATCTTGTTTGTTGATCCGTCAACAAGAGCAGTTGGGCTTACATTGAACCAACACTTACTTCGTCTTAATGTACCCCCTATT AATGTTAAAGTTGGAGAAATATATGACAAATCACGGGTGCTGAGGGTGGATAAAAAGGCTGGTCTTTTTCTTGAAATACCTTCTCCAACTCCATCACCTGGATTTGTTAGT ATACATGATGTATCAGACAAGGATGTGAAGAATGTGGAGAAGAAGTTTAGGGAAGGCAGCTTGACACGTGTCCGTGTACTTGGAGCGCGACATCTTGAAGGAGTTGCACTAGGCACCCTAAAA GACAGTGCTTTTGAAGGTTCTGTTTTCACTCATGCTGATGTCAAACCAGGAATGGTAGTGAGAGCTAAGGTTGTTACCGTTGAGCCTTTTGGCGCAATTGTGCAGTTTTCAAGTGGTGTGAAAGCACTTTGCCCACTTCCTCACATGTCTGAGTTAGATAATATTGTAAAGCCACCAAAGAAATTTAAG GCTGGAGCTGAACTACTTTTTCGTGTCTTGGGTTGCAAATCCAAGAGAATAACAGTGACATACAAGAAGTCTCTG GTCAAATCAAAACTTGAAGTGTTGGCCTCGTATGCTGATGCCAAGATTGGTCTAGTGACTCATGGATGGATTACTAAAATAGAAAAGCATGGGTGCTTCGTGAGATTTTACAATGGAGTTCATGGGTTTGTTAGCAG ATCTGAACTTGGACTAGAGCCAGGTATTGAAGCTGAAAGTGTTTATCATGTTGGACAAGTTGTCAAATGTAGAATTGTAAGCATGGTCCCCACTTCAAGGAAACTATATGTTAGTTTTACAATGTCTTCTAATAG GGTCATTCAGGCTGATACTGCAAAGGTGGGTACTATTGTCTCTGGTGTTGTGGAGCGACTTACTCCTGCAACTGTTGTGGTCAGTGTCAATGGCTTCTCCAAGGGATCTATACTTAATGAACAGTTGGCAGATCATCATG GCCAAGCTGCTCAGTTGAAGAATTTGTTGAAGCCTGGCCATGAGTTCAACCAGCTTTTAGTTCTTG ATACTGAAGGCCAAAATTTAGTTCTTTCCGCTAAGCACTCACTTATCAACACCGCAAATGACATTCCATCAGAGATATCACAGATGCAAGGAGGAGCTGTAGTTCAT GGTTACATTTGCAACATCATCGAAGCTGGTTGTTTTGTTCGCTTTCTTGGACATCTAACTGGTTTCTCTCCCAAGGATAAA GCGGTTGACAGGCCGATAGAAAAGCTTTCTGATGTGTTCTGTGTTGGCCAATCAGTTCGTAGTCATGTCCTCAAT GTGAATGCAGAATCTGCTCGAGTAAAGCTTTCACTCCAACAGTCCATGTGCTCTTCACCTGATTGTTCATTTATTCAAGGATATTTTCTTCTCGATCAGAAG ATTGCGGCATTGAAGTATTCAGGTCCTAGTACTTCTCATGATTGGGTGAAATATTTTGGCATTGGTAGCTTGGTTAAGGGTGAGGTGGGAGCAGTAGAAGAATATGGTGTTATCCTTAACTTCAAAGACCATCCGGATGTTGTTGGTCTAATTGAACATCATCAGC TTGGTGGCAGTACTGTAAAAGTGGGTTCTTCTGTGAAGGGTCTTGTTGTGGATTTATCTGATGGAGTTGTAAATTTATCGCTTAAACCTGAACTAGTTGGCAGTGTCAGCAAGGATGGGAAAAAGaag aAACGTCACAGAGCCGCGGTTTTGGACTTGGAGCTTCGGGAGGAAGTCAATGCAGTTGTGGAGATAGTCAAAGACAGCTATGTG GTTCTTTCTGTCCCTGAGTATAATCATGCAATAGGCTTTGCACCGTTGATGGATTACAACTCACAATTGCTTCCTCAACATCACTATGATAACGGGCAGTG CATTACCGTTGTCGTTGGAAGTATCCCAAGTTCTGACCCTTCTGGAAGACTTATCCTTCTCCCGAAAGGATCAGCCCAGGATTCTAATATCTCTAGTTCTAAAAGGGCTAAGAAGAAATCAGACTACAAAGTTGGGTCACTTGTTGAAGCAGAG ATTATTGATATCAAGCCGCTTGAGGTTATTTTGAAATTTGGTGTCAATCTTCATGGAAGGATTCATATTACTGAG GTCCTTGAAGAAGATTGCAGCGAGCATCCCTTTAGTAAACTCAAAATCGGGCAAAAGGTCCATGCAAGAATTGTTGCACAAGCTGAACATTCAGCAAAAACTGGCAGAAATTTGAAATGGGAACTATCTATTAAGCCATCCTTGCTTAAAG ACTTGGAAGAATCAACTACATCTGAAGCTGAATTGAATCACTCAATTAATGACATCATACGTGCTTATGTCGTCAAGGTGGATACAGAGTGGGTCTGGTTAACTGTATCCAGAAAGGTTATGGCTCATTTATTTATTCTCGATAGTTCAGTTGAGCCGAGCGAATTAAAAGAGTTCCAACAGCGTTATAGTGTCGGTCAAGCAGTGAAAGGACGCATTATTGGGGTGAACAGAGAGAAAAGGTTGTTGAGGCTGAAAGCGTTTGATAACCAATGCATGCTCGAGAATATAGATGACACACAAAAAACAGTATCTTCTATTGCTGAACACACGAAGGAAGGAGATATCATTGGTGGACGCATCCAAAGGATTCTACCTGGTGTTGGTGGGCTTGTCATCCAGATTGGACCTCATCTTCATGGAAGAGTTCATTATACTGAAATTGTTGATTCGTGGGTACCTGAACCCCTATCTGGGATCCATGAAGGTCAATTTGTAAAGTGCAAGGTCCTGGCTGTAAGCCGCCAAGCTGAAGGATCTGTCCGGGTTGACCTATCACTTCGCTCAAGAAAACTTGATAATTT GACAACTTGCGCTCCCCGGTTTGAGAAGATCAACGATCTGTGCCCCGGTACAGAGGTTAAG GGTTATGTGAAGAATGTGAATCCCAAAGGGTGTTTCATCATGCTTTCTCGAATGGTTGAGGCTAGGATTATTTTGTCAAATCTGTCAGATGAGTATGTCGAAAATCCCCAGAAGGATTTCTCAGTTGGAATGCTTGTACAGGGAAG GGTATTGTCTGCGGAACCACTATCAGGGAAAGTTGAGGTATCACTTAGGAAGAGCACTGGTAGCAAATCGCAGAAGTTGGATGATATTAGCTACAGTGACCTGCATGTTGGGGACATCGTTGATGGTCAAGTTAAACGGGTTGAATCCTATGGATTATTTGTGACAATCAAGAGCAGTGAACTG GTGGGCTTGTGTCATGTATCAGAACTTTCTGATGAACCAGTTCTTGATATCAACGCTTGCTACAAAGCTGGTGATATAGTTAAAGCTAAAATTTTGAAG ATTGACGAGGATCGACACCGAGTATCCCTTGGCCTTAAGGAATCTTACTTTGACTCTGATCTGACTGATGATGAAAATGGCAACGAGAATGATGGTGGAAGGGTTCCCATGGACATCAGCCGTGCCCCTCAGATGTCTGGAGGTTTTAACAGCACTTTAGTTCTTCCTGGGCGTGAACCCAGGGCTTCTGTTCCCCCACTTCAGGTCGCCTTGGACGAATACGAAGTTTCTGACCAAGAGGGTGATCAGAAAGCTCATGAAATTGCTAATGGAAATGAATCAAATGTAAAAAAGAGTGATAGACGGTTAAAGGAGAAGGCGAGAAAACAAAG GGAAATAGAAATCAGTGCCTTGGAGGAAAGGGCTTTACAGAAAGATATACCACAGACTCCAGATGAATTCGAAAAGTTGGTGAGGAGCTCTCCAAATAGTAGCTTCGTCTGGATAAAGTATATGGCATTTTTGTTAGACTTTGCGGATGTCGAGAAAGCACGTTCAGTAGCTGAAAG GGCTTTGAGAACAATAAACATTAGAGAGGAGGAGGAGAAACTCAATGTATGGGTAGCATACTTCAACCTTGAAAATGAATACGGGAGTCCACGGGAG GATGCTGTCAAGAAGATATTCCAAAGAGCCTTGCAGTATTGTGATCCCAAAAAGGTGCACTTGGCTCTTCTTGGAATGTACGAGAGGACTAAACAGAATGAACTGGCAGATGAACTTTTTGATAGAATGACCAAAAGATTCAAAACTTCGTGCAAG ATCTGGTTGCGCCGCATTCAGTTTTCTCTCACTCAAGGCAAGGATGTTGAATACATCAAATCTGTCGTAAACCGTGGACTTCTTAGTCTACCACAAAGCAAGCGTATAAAGTTTCTAACGCAGACTGCTATCCTGGAGTTCAAGTGTGGGGTGGCTGAGGAAGGGAGATCCAGATTTGAGCTGATCCTAAGGGAGTATCCGAAAAGAACAGATATTTGGAGCGTTTACCTAGACCAG GAAATTCGACTTGGTGACACCGAAATAATACGGGCATTGTTTGATAGGGTGACATGCCTTAGTCTACCTCCAAAAAAGATGAAG TTCTTGTTCAAGAAATACCTGCGATACGAGAAGGCTCAGGGCGATGAAGAAAGAATCGAgcatgtgaagcagaaggcaatggAGTACGTTGAGATTTCTAGAGCCTGA
- the LOC119362935 gene encoding rRNA biogenesis protein RRP5-like isoform X1 — translation MAPHGDRKKGKGADRPGKPGLGPNRKEFKNHRKEEGEKAGGAEEQEQEQGQQPAPHPAALFNAADDGDFPRGGRSLLSRDEMAEARTEAEVEFEKEERRGKKKRKANTSSGIDGDDDLGTLFGGATTGKLPRFANRITLKNISPSMKLWGVVIEVNQKDIIVSLPGGMRGFVRTEEVSDIALHGNSKDSEGSVCAEVVHVGQLVPCMVLQVDDDKKEGKAHKRVWLSLRLSRMYKGLSLDAIQDGMVLTAQVKSVEDHGYILYFGVSAFSGFMPKAGKETVKIESGQLIQCVVKGIDKTRSIIHLSSDEDLISKSIIKDLKGLSIDHLIPGMMMSARVHSVLENGVMLSFLTYFTGTADIFNLLSSFPSGNWKDDYSKNKKVNARILFVDPSTRAVGLTLNQHLLRLNVPPINVKVGEIYDKSRVLRVDKKAGLFLEIPSPTPSPGFVSIHDVSDKDVKNVEKKFREGSLTRVRVLGARHLEGVALGTLKDSAFEGSVFTHADVKPGMVVRAKVVTVEPFGAIVQFSSGVKALCPLPHMSELDNIVKPPKKFKAGAELLFRVLGCKSKRITVTYKKSLVKSKLEVLASYADAKIGLVTHGWITKIEKHGCFVRFYNGVHGFVSRSELGLEPGIEAESVYHVGQVVKCRIVSMVPTSRKLYVSFTMSSNRVIQADTAKVGTIVSGVVERLTPATVVVSVNGFSKGSILNEQLADHHGQAAQLKNLLKPGHEFNQLLVLDTEGQNLVLSAKHSLINTANDIPSEISQMQGGAVVHGYICNIIEAGCFVRFLGHLTGFSPKDKAVDRPIEKLSDVFCVGQSVRSHVLNVNAESARVKLSLQQSMCSSPDCSFIQGYFLLDQKIAALKYSGPSTSHDWVKYFGIGSLVKGEVGAVEEYGVILNFKDHPDVVGLIEHHQLGGSTVKVGSSVKGLVVDLSDGVVNLSLKPELVGSVSKDGKKKKRHRAAVLDLELREEVNAVVEIVKDSYVVLSVPEYNHAIGFAPLMDYNSQLLPQHHYDNGQCITVVVGSIPSSDPSGRLILLPKGSAQDSNISSSKRAKKKSDYKVGSLVEAEIIDIKPLEVILKFGVNLHGRIHITEVLEEDCSEHPFSKLKIGQKVHARIVAQAEHSAKTGRNLKWELSIKPSLLKADLEESTTSEAELNHSINDIIRAYVVKVDTEWVWLTVSRKVMAHLFILDSSVEPSELKEFQQRYSVGQAVKGRIIGVNREKRLLRLKAFDNQCMLENIDDTQKTVSSIAEHTKEGDIIGGRIQRILPGVGGLVIQIGPHLHGRVHYTEIVDSWVPEPLSGIHEGQFVKCKVLAVSRQAEGSVRVDLSLRSRKLDNLTTCAPRFEKINDLCPGTEVKGYVKNVNPKGCFIMLSRMVEARIILSNLSDEYVENPQKDFSVGMLVQGRVLSAEPLSGKVEVSLRKSTGSKSQKLDDISYSDLHVGDIVDGQVKRVESYGLFVTIKSSELVGLCHVSELSDEPVLDINACYKAGDIVKAKILKIDEDRHRVSLGLKESYFDSDLTDDENGNENDGGRVPMDISRAPQMSGGFNSTLVLPGREPRASVPPLQVALDEYEVSDQEGDQKAHEIANGNESNVKKSDRRLKEKARKQREIEISALEERALQKDIPQTPDEFEKLVRSSPNSSFVWIKYMAFLLDFADVEKARSVAERALRTINIREEEEKLNVWVAYFNLENEYGSPREDAVKKIFQRALQYCDPKKVHLALLGMYERTKQNELADELFDRMTKRFKTSCKIWLRRIQFSLTQGKDVEYIKSVVNRGLLSLPQSKRIKFLTQTAILEFKCGVAEEGRSRFELILREYPKRTDIWSVYLDQEIRLGDTEIIRALFDRVTCLSLPPKKMKFLFKKYLRYEKAQGDEERIEHVKQKAMEYVEISRA, via the exons GTGAGGGCAGTGTATGTGCTGAAGTTGTTCATGTTGGTCAGCTTGTACCTTGCATGGTTCTGCAAGTTGATGATGATAAGAAAGAAGGAAAAGCACACAAACGGGTTTGGTTATCATTGCGGTTGAGCCGGATGTACAAGGGTCTTTCTCTGGATGCTATCCAGGACGGAATG GTGCTCACTGCTCAAGTGAAAAGCGTCGAGGACCATGGTTACATTCTTTATTTCGGAGTATCCGCATTTAGTGGATTTATGCCAAAAGCTGGCAAAG AAACTGTGAAGATTGAGAGCGGACAACTCATACAATGTGTCGTGAAGGGGATTGATAAAACTCGCTCTATTATTCACTTGAGTTCTGATGAAGACTTGATCTCTAAATCCATT ATTAAAGATCTGAAAGGCCTTTCCATTGATCATCTAATTCCTGGCATGATGATGAGTGCACGTGTTCATTCAGTCCTTGAAAATGGAGTTATGCTATCATTTCTTACTTACTTCACTGGAACG GCTGATATTTTTAATTTGTTGAGCTCCTTCCCTTCTGGTAATTGGAAAGATGATTACAGCAAGAATAAGAAG GTAAATGCCCGCATCTTGTTTGTTGATCCGTCAACAAGAGCAGTTGGGCTTACATTGAACCAACACTTACTTCGTCTTAATGTACCCCCTATT AATGTTAAAGTTGGAGAAATATATGACAAATCACGGGTGCTGAGGGTGGATAAAAAGGCTGGTCTTTTTCTTGAAATACCTTCTCCAACTCCATCACCTGGATTTGTTAGT ATACATGATGTATCAGACAAGGATGTGAAGAATGTGGAGAAGAAGTTTAGGGAAGGCAGCTTGACACGTGTCCGTGTACTTGGAGCGCGACATCTTGAAGGAGTTGCACTAGGCACCCTAAAA GACAGTGCTTTTGAAGGTTCTGTTTTCACTCATGCTGATGTCAAACCAGGAATGGTAGTGAGAGCTAAGGTTGTTACCGTTGAGCCTTTTGGCGCAATTGTGCAGTTTTCAAGTGGTGTGAAAGCACTTTGCCCACTTCCTCACATGTCTGAGTTAGATAATATTGTAAAGCCACCAAAGAAATTTAAG GCTGGAGCTGAACTACTTTTTCGTGTCTTGGGTTGCAAATCCAAGAGAATAACAGTGACATACAAGAAGTCTCTG GTCAAATCAAAACTTGAAGTGTTGGCCTCGTATGCTGATGCCAAGATTGGTCTAGTGACTCATGGATGGATTACTAAAATAGAAAAGCATGGGTGCTTCGTGAGATTTTACAATGGAGTTCATGGGTTTGTTAGCAG ATCTGAACTTGGACTAGAGCCAGGTATTGAAGCTGAAAGTGTTTATCATGTTGGACAAGTTGTCAAATGTAGAATTGTAAGCATGGTCCCCACTTCAAGGAAACTATATGTTAGTTTTACAATGTCTTCTAATAG GGTCATTCAGGCTGATACTGCAAAGGTGGGTACTATTGTCTCTGGTGTTGTGGAGCGACTTACTCCTGCAACTGTTGTGGTCAGTGTCAATGGCTTCTCCAAGGGATCTATACTTAATGAACAGTTGGCAGATCATCATG GCCAAGCTGCTCAGTTGAAGAATTTGTTGAAGCCTGGCCATGAGTTCAACCAGCTTTTAGTTCTTG ATACTGAAGGCCAAAATTTAGTTCTTTCCGCTAAGCACTCACTTATCAACACCGCAAATGACATTCCATCAGAGATATCACAGATGCAAGGAGGAGCTGTAGTTCAT GGTTACATTTGCAACATCATCGAAGCTGGTTGTTTTGTTCGCTTTCTTGGACATCTAACTGGTTTCTCTCCCAAGGATAAA GCGGTTGACAGGCCGATAGAAAAGCTTTCTGATGTGTTCTGTGTTGGCCAATCAGTTCGTAGTCATGTCCTCAAT GTGAATGCAGAATCTGCTCGAGTAAAGCTTTCACTCCAACAGTCCATGTGCTCTTCACCTGATTGTTCATTTATTCAAGGATATTTTCTTCTCGATCAGAAG ATTGCGGCATTGAAGTATTCAGGTCCTAGTACTTCTCATGATTGGGTGAAATATTTTGGCATTGGTAGCTTGGTTAAGGGTGAGGTGGGAGCAGTAGAAGAATATGGTGTTATCCTTAACTTCAAAGACCATCCGGATGTTGTTGGTCTAATTGAACATCATCAGC TTGGTGGCAGTACTGTAAAAGTGGGTTCTTCTGTGAAGGGTCTTGTTGTGGATTTATCTGATGGAGTTGTAAATTTATCGCTTAAACCTGAACTAGTTGGCAGTGTCAGCAAGGATGGGAAAAAGaag aAACGTCACAGAGCCGCGGTTTTGGACTTGGAGCTTCGGGAGGAAGTCAATGCAGTTGTGGAGATAGTCAAAGACAGCTATGTG GTTCTTTCTGTCCCTGAGTATAATCATGCAATAGGCTTTGCACCGTTGATGGATTACAACTCACAATTGCTTCCTCAACATCACTATGATAACGGGCAGTG CATTACCGTTGTCGTTGGAAGTATCCCAAGTTCTGACCCTTCTGGAAGACTTATCCTTCTCCCGAAAGGATCAGCCCAGGATTCTAATATCTCTAGTTCTAAAAGGGCTAAGAAGAAATCAGACTACAAAGTTGGGTCACTTGTTGAAGCAGAG ATTATTGATATCAAGCCGCTTGAGGTTATTTTGAAATTTGGTGTCAATCTTCATGGAAGGATTCATATTACTGAG GTCCTTGAAGAAGATTGCAGCGAGCATCCCTTTAGTAAACTCAAAATCGGGCAAAAGGTCCATGCAAGAATTGTTGCACAAGCTGAACATTCAGCAAAAACTGGCAGAAATTTGAAATGGGAACTATCTATTAAGCCATCCTTGCTTAAAG CAGACTTGGAAGAATCAACTACATCTGAAGCTGAATTGAATCACTCAATTAATGACATCATACGTGCTTATGTCGTCAAGGTGGATACAGAGTGGGTCTGGTTAACTGTATCCAGAAAGGTTATGGCTCATTTATTTATTCTCGATAGTTCAGTTGAGCCGAGCGAATTAAAAGAGTTCCAACAGCGTTATAGTGTCGGTCAAGCAGTGAAAGGACGCATTATTGGGGTGAACAGAGAGAAAAGGTTGTTGAGGCTGAAAGCGTTTGATAACCAATGCATGCTCGAGAATATAGATGACACACAAAAAACAGTATCTTCTATTGCTGAACACACGAAGGAAGGAGATATCATTGGTGGACGCATCCAAAGGATTCTACCTGGTGTTGGTGGGCTTGTCATCCAGATTGGACCTCATCTTCATGGAAGAGTTCATTATACTGAAATTGTTGATTCGTGGGTACCTGAACCCCTATCTGGGATCCATGAAGGTCAATTTGTAAAGTGCAAGGTCCTGGCTGTAAGCCGCCAAGCTGAAGGATCTGTCCGGGTTGACCTATCACTTCGCTCAAGAAAACTTGATAATTT GACAACTTGCGCTCCCCGGTTTGAGAAGATCAACGATCTGTGCCCCGGTACAGAGGTTAAG GGTTATGTGAAGAATGTGAATCCCAAAGGGTGTTTCATCATGCTTTCTCGAATGGTTGAGGCTAGGATTATTTTGTCAAATCTGTCAGATGAGTATGTCGAAAATCCCCAGAAGGATTTCTCAGTTGGAATGCTTGTACAGGGAAG GGTATTGTCTGCGGAACCACTATCAGGGAAAGTTGAGGTATCACTTAGGAAGAGCACTGGTAGCAAATCGCAGAAGTTGGATGATATTAGCTACAGTGACCTGCATGTTGGGGACATCGTTGATGGTCAAGTTAAACGGGTTGAATCCTATGGATTATTTGTGACAATCAAGAGCAGTGAACTG GTGGGCTTGTGTCATGTATCAGAACTTTCTGATGAACCAGTTCTTGATATCAACGCTTGCTACAAAGCTGGTGATATAGTTAAAGCTAAAATTTTGAAG ATTGACGAGGATCGACACCGAGTATCCCTTGGCCTTAAGGAATCTTACTTTGACTCTGATCTGACTGATGATGAAAATGGCAACGAGAATGATGGTGGAAGGGTTCCCATGGACATCAGCCGTGCCCCTCAGATGTCTGGAGGTTTTAACAGCACTTTAGTTCTTCCTGGGCGTGAACCCAGGGCTTCTGTTCCCCCACTTCAGGTCGCCTTGGACGAATACGAAGTTTCTGACCAAGAGGGTGATCAGAAAGCTCATGAAATTGCTAATGGAAATGAATCAAATGTAAAAAAGAGTGATAGACGGTTAAAGGAGAAGGCGAGAAAACAAAG GGAAATAGAAATCAGTGCCTTGGAGGAAAGGGCTTTACAGAAAGATATACCACAGACTCCAGATGAATTCGAAAAGTTGGTGAGGAGCTCTCCAAATAGTAGCTTCGTCTGGATAAAGTATATGGCATTTTTGTTAGACTTTGCGGATGTCGAGAAAGCACGTTCAGTAGCTGAAAG GGCTTTGAGAACAATAAACATTAGAGAGGAGGAGGAGAAACTCAATGTATGGGTAGCATACTTCAACCTTGAAAATGAATACGGGAGTCCACGGGAG GATGCTGTCAAGAAGATATTCCAAAGAGCCTTGCAGTATTGTGATCCCAAAAAGGTGCACTTGGCTCTTCTTGGAATGTACGAGAGGACTAAACAGAATGAACTGGCAGATGAACTTTTTGATAGAATGACCAAAAGATTCAAAACTTCGTGCAAG ATCTGGTTGCGCCGCATTCAGTTTTCTCTCACTCAAGGCAAGGATGTTGAATACATCAAATCTGTCGTAAACCGTGGACTTCTTAGTCTACCACAAAGCAAGCGTATAAAGTTTCTAACGCAGACTGCTATCCTGGAGTTCAAGTGTGGGGTGGCTGAGGAAGGGAGATCCAGATTTGAGCTGATCCTAAGGGAGTATCCGAAAAGAACAGATATTTGGAGCGTTTACCTAGACCAG GAAATTCGACTTGGTGACACCGAAATAATACGGGCATTGTTTGATAGGGTGACATGCCTTAGTCTACCTCCAAAAAAGATGAAG TTCTTGTTCAAGAAATACCTGCGATACGAGAAGGCTCAGGGCGATGAAGAAAGAATCGAgcatgtgaagcagaaggcaatggAGTACGTTGAGATTTCTAGAGCCTGA